CTCATAGGGTCATTTCCCATTGCTGCCGGTGCGCAGGTGTCTGCCGAGGTGGTGACCGGGTACGCGCGGCTTTCGGATCATTTTTTCAGACGGTAGTTCGAAAATCAAAGAACCTTCTTCGTTTTCCCAATAGTATTCTTCGCAATACGCACGTTCTTTGTTCAAAATCCCAGTAATGAGTATCGTATCAAACGCTGTCGGAACCATCAAAAATTGGTGGTGGTTCGTCATCAAAGGCATTTTATTTCTGGCCGCCGGTGTCGCCATTTTTATGAGACCGGCGGAAGGCTATGTCGGCTTGAGCATCCTTTTTAGCATCGTCATGCTGGGCGTGGGGATCACCCAGGTCAGTTTTGCCACCGGTAACAAGGGGTGGCTGCCGGGCTGGGGTTGGACATTGGCTTCCGGTATCATTGACATCGTCATCGGGATCTACCTGTTGGCGTTCCCGGTCGTGACCATGGCCACCCTCCCTTTTTTCGTCGGCTTCTGGCTGATGTTCCGTTCCTTCTACATCATGGGGGCTTCCATCGACCTCGACAACTATAACGTCCCCGGCTGGGGCTGGCTGCTGGCAGGGGGGATCCTGCTGCTGATCCTTTCGGTCTTCGTCATTTACTATCCCGCCGCTGCCGTCGTGGGGATCATCGCCTGCTCCGGCAGCGCGTTTATCGTAGCGGGGATTTTGTCCATCGCACTGGCCTTCCGGCTCCGGGACATCAAACAGACGGTAAGGAATCTCGCATAAACCAGCACTACACATTATATGGAAAATCTTATTTGCACGACCTTCCAGGATCAGGCGAGCGCTTTGGCGGGTTTCGAAAAATTGCACGAGCTCGACCAAATCGGAGATATCGCGATCTACAATATCGCCCTCGTTCAAAAAAAAGTGGATGGCAGCCTCGTCCAACTGCATCATGAAGGGCCGGAAGGGTCCGACCTGCCCGCCAAGGGCGCCATCGCCGGTTCCCTCATCGGGTGGCTGGCCGGACCGCTTGGTGCCGCCCTTGGATTATTGACAGGTGTCGCCGCCGGCGCTGCCGGAGAAGACGACTTCGACGACGTGGCCCAGCAATTTGCGGACGACGCCAAAAAACAAATGGCGCCGGGCTCCTTTGCCATTTTGCTGGATGCCGAAGAAGACAGCGACTTCATGATCGACAGCTA
This sequence is a window from Dinghuibacter silviterrae. Protein-coding genes within it:
- a CDS encoding DUF1269 domain-containing protein, whose translation is MENLICTTFQDQASALAGFEKLHELDQIGDIAIYNIALVQKKVDGSLVQLHHEGPEGSDLPAKGAIAGSLIGWLAGPLGAALGLLTGVAAGAAGEDDFDDVAQQFADDAKKQMAPGSFAILLDAEEDSDFMIDSYMAPFHGVILRSAIRDAYAADDRKQWDELNAEIDEEEKELSAAVDKDKAAVKARIDALKEKQARLKEKIVQKVKARKKS
- a CDS encoding HdeD family acid-resistance protein encodes the protein MSIVSNAVGTIKNWWWFVIKGILFLAAGVAIFMRPAEGYVGLSILFSIVMLGVGITQVSFATGNKGWLPGWGWTLASGIIDIVIGIYLLAFPVVTMATLPFFVGFWLMFRSFYIMGASIDLDNYNVPGWGWLLAGGILLLILSVFVIYYPAAAVVGIIACSGSAFIVAGILSIALAFRLRDIKQTVRNLA